The following coding sequences lie in one Streptococcus suis genomic window:
- a CDS encoding D-alanine--poly(phosphoribitol) ligase subunit 2: MDVKETILNIIEELFMEDVSEMMDEDLFDAGVLDSMGTVELIVELESRFNITVPVSEFGREDWNTANKIISGVVELMHA; encoded by the coding sequence ATGGATGTAAAAGAAACAATATTGAATATTATCGAAGAATTATTTATGGAAGATGTATCTGAAATGATGGATGAAGACCTATTTGATGCGGGTGTTTTGGATAGTATGGGGACCGTAGAACTTATTGTGGAGTTAGAAAGTCGTTTTAATATTACAGTTCCAGTTTCAGAGTTTGGTCGTGAAGATTGGAATACAGCTAACAAAATCATTTCTGGTGTTGTGGAGTTGATGCATGCGTAA
- the dltD gene encoding D-alanyl-lipoteichoic acid biosynthesis protein DltD, giving the protein MRKQLWQIFGPVICATFLVILTLLFFPSSSRSNFKEEKQDAVALSYISFKSKYKKNRALGDKNHRFVPFFGSSEWSRFDSMHPSVLADAYQREYTPYLLGQRGAASLTQYFGMQQIGAHLKNSQAIYVVSPQWFSPKGASSKAFEQYFSSDQATHFLQTSAEDDYDRYAAKRFLELKSDCSLTGMFQKVASGKELSKWDREQLTWQAYLLEKQDALFSRFADSGSNLGLVETEAMKLPEPFSYDRLSKVANEDGSRSTQSNDFQIDDRFYRNRLQSKIKKLKQSQTKISYLQSPEYNDFQLVLNEFAKHQTDVLFVIPPVNERWMNYTGLNKDMYQATVAKIKYQLTSQGFNHIADLSEQGGIDYFMQDTIHIGWQGWLELDKYIHPFLTEQQAPVHYQLKKEFLTSEWAAYKGDLNLFLK; this is encoded by the coding sequence ATGCGTAAGCAATTGTGGCAGATTTTTGGGCCTGTGATTTGTGCAACGTTTTTAGTTATTCTCACCTTGTTGTTTTTCCCGAGTTCTTCTCGGTCAAATTTCAAAGAAGAAAAACAAGATGCAGTAGCATTGTCTTATATTAGTTTTAAGAGCAAATATAAGAAAAATAGAGCTCTGGGAGACAAAAATCATCGCTTTGTTCCTTTCTTTGGGTCAAGTGAATGGTCACGTTTTGATAGTATGCATCCGTCAGTGTTGGCAGATGCCTATCAGAGAGAGTATACTCCCTATTTGTTAGGACAACGTGGTGCAGCTTCGCTGACACAATATTTTGGCATGCAACAGATTGGGGCACATTTAAAAAATAGTCAGGCTATCTATGTTGTTTCTCCTCAATGGTTTTCACCCAAAGGGGCATCATCTAAGGCATTTGAACAATATTTTAGTAGTGATCAAGCCACTCATTTTCTGCAAACAAGTGCTGAGGATGACTATGATAGATATGCAGCAAAGCGTTTCTTAGAGCTTAAATCAGACTGTAGTTTGACAGGAATGTTTCAAAAAGTAGCTAGTGGTAAGGAATTGTCGAAATGGGATAGAGAGCAGTTGACCTGGCAAGCCTATTTATTAGAAAAGCAAGATGCCTTATTTAGTCGCTTTGCTGATTCTGGTAGTAATTTAGGATTGGTAGAAACGGAAGCGATGAAACTTCCAGAGCCTTTTTCCTATGACCGCTTGAGTAAAGTGGCTAATGAGGACGGGAGTCGTTCTACTCAATCAAATGATTTCCAAATTGATGATAGGTTTTATAGAAATCGTCTTCAGTCAAAAATCAAAAAACTCAAACAATCCCAGACAAAAATATCTTATCTGCAATCACCGGAGTACAATGATTTTCAGCTGGTTTTGAATGAATTTGCTAAACATCAGACTGATGTGCTATTTGTAATTCCCCCAGTTAATGAACGTTGGATGAACTACACTGGTCTCAATAAAGATATGTATCAGGCAACAGTAGCAAAGATTAAGTACCAGTTGACCAGTCAAGGTTTCAATCATATTGCTGATTTGTCGGAGCAGGGGGGGATAGATTATTTTATGCAAGATACGATCCACATCGGTTGGCAAGGCTGGCTGGAGCTTGATAAGTATATCCACCCATTCTTGACAGAACAACAAGCACCTGTTCATTATCAGTTAAAAAAAGAATTTTTAACTTCTGAATGGGCTGCATATAAGGGAGATTTAAACTTATTTTTAAAATAG
- a CDS encoding glutathione S-transferase family protein produces the protein MGLLQDGKWVDQWYDTKSTGGKFVRTITQFRNWIMPDGQAGPTGEGGFKAESGRYHLYISLACPWASRTLIMRKLKGLEDHISLSVVHPLMLENGWTFADGPGVIKDSLFNSDYLYQVYLKADPHYTGRVTVPVLWDKKTNTIVSNESAEIMRMFNTAFNDITGNYDDYYPEHLQAEIDAMNDFVYPNINNGVYKAGFSTNQKVYEKEVNNLFAALDKLEEHLAVRDYLVGNQLTEADIRLFTTLVRFDPVYFGHFKCNIKALVDYPNLWDYTKRIYNHSGIAETVDFDHIKQHYYGSHKTINPTGIVPVGPDLDWTL, from the coding sequence ATGGGACTTTTACAAGATGGCAAATGGGTGGATCAATGGTATGACACCAAGTCAACAGGCGGTAAATTTGTCCGTACTATCACACAATTTCGCAACTGGATTATGCCAGACGGACAGGCAGGCCCAACAGGAGAGGGCGGTTTCAAGGCTGAGTCTGGTCGCTACCACCTCTATATTTCTCTGGCTTGTCCTTGGGCTAGTCGGACCTTGATTATGCGAAAATTGAAGGGCTTGGAAGACCATATTTCCTTGTCTGTCGTTCATCCCCTCATGTTAGAAAATGGCTGGACTTTTGCAGACGGACCTGGCGTGATCAAGGATTCCCTCTTTAACAGCGACTATCTCTATCAGGTATATTTGAAGGCTGATCCACACTATACAGGACGTGTCACCGTTCCAGTTCTTTGGGATAAGAAAACCAATACAATCGTAAGCAACGAGTCTGCCGAGATTATGCGGATGTTCAATACCGCCTTCAATGACATTACAGGCAACTATGATGACTACTATCCAGAACACCTACAGGCTGAGATTGATGCCATGAATGACTTTGTCTATCCAAACATCAACAACGGAGTCTACAAGGCTGGATTTTCAACCAATCAGAAAGTCTATGAGAAAGAAGTCAACAACCTCTTTGCTGCCTTGGACAAACTAGAAGAACATTTGGCTGTCAGGGACTATCTAGTGGGAAATCAATTGACCGAGGCTGATATTCGCCTCTTTACCACCTTGGTGCGTTTCGACCCTGTTTACTTTGGGCATTTCAAATGCAATATCAAGGCCTTGGTTGACTATCCAAACTTGTGGGATTATACCAAGCGGATTTACAACCACTCTGGTATTGCGGAGACGGTTGACTTTGACCATATCAAGCAGCACTACTACGGTAGCCACAAAACCATTAACCCAACAGGTATTGTCCCAGTCGGACCAGACTTGGACTGGACATTGTAA
- a CDS encoding rRNA pseudouridine synthase, whose protein sequence is MRLDKCLEKAKVGSRKQVKKLFKAQQIKINGRPAQSLSQIVDPELQTIQVSGKKVALEGSAYYLLHKPAGVVSAVTDQEHQTVIDLISPQDSRECLYPVGRLDRDTEGLVLITNNGPLGYRMLHPSHHVDKVYYVEVNGCLAEDASKFFASGVTFLDGTRCQPADLTVLEASLDHSRATIKLAEGKFHQVKKMFLAYGVKVTYLKRISFGGFELGDLERGTYRQLTPNEMEHLFTYFD, encoded by the coding sequence ATGAGATTGGACAAATGTTTAGAGAAAGCCAAAGTTGGCTCGCGTAAGCAAGTAAAAAAACTTTTCAAAGCCCAGCAAATCAAGATTAACGGACGACCTGCTCAAAGCCTAAGCCAGATTGTTGACCCAGAGTTACAAACTATCCAAGTTTCGGGTAAAAAAGTTGCCTTAGAAGGTTCCGCCTATTATTTGCTTCATAAACCAGCAGGAGTCGTTTCTGCCGTGACAGACCAGGAGCATCAGACAGTCATCGACTTGATTTCTCCGCAAGACAGTAGGGAATGTCTCTACCCAGTCGGTCGCCTGGACAGGGATACCGAAGGCCTAGTCCTCATTACCAACAATGGTCCGCTCGGTTATCGCATGCTCCATCCCAGTCACCATGTGGACAAGGTCTACTATGTGGAGGTAAATGGATGCTTGGCTGAGGATGCTTCAAAATTTTTTGCCTCAGGTGTTACTTTCTTGGATGGAACACGGTGTCAGCCTGCAGATTTGACTGTCTTGGAGGCTTCTTTGGACCATAGCAGAGCGACCATCAAGCTGGCAGAAGGTAAGTTTCATCAGGTCAAAAAGATGTTTTTAGCCTATGGTGTCAAGGTCACATATCTCAAGCGGATTTCCTTTGGTGGTTTTGAACTGGGGGATTTGGAACGAGGTACATACAGACAACTCACACCAAATGAAATGGAACATTTATTCACTTATTTTGACTAG
- a CDS encoding glutathione peroxidase — MNIYDFTVQKQDGTDQSMAEYQGQVLLIVNTAPGCGLAPQYKELQGEWERTRLSQKEFVFPPPHS, encoded by the coding sequence ATGAACATTTATGATTTTACAGTACAAAAACAAGATGGAACAGATCAGTCCATGGCTGAGTATCAAGGACAAGTTTTACTTATAGTCAATACAGCGCCAGGTTGTGGATTGGCACCCCAATACAAGGAACTACAGGGGGAGTGGGAAAGAACTCGACTAAGTCAAAAAGAGTTCGTCTTCCCACCCCCGCACAGTTGA
- a CDS encoding iron ABC transporter permease yields the protein MIRHHNYLKIFTFLLILLFVIFLLSLSIGYSNSSFSDLIDIMSGQASSSTLLIIGRIRLPRIIASIIGGASLALAGLLLQTLTRNPLADSGILGINAGAGLVVALFVGLSSKISPVLLSLMPLFAMMGGGLTIFLVYWIARKKLYGIHPARLIITGVGISSMLSGIMVSIISQLDDFKMEYIIQWLSGRVNGGDWKTIAIYTPLLLLVWMATFSRSRSLNIMNLNDQTAMALGLHLQRERRTTLVLATALASLSVILVGNITFVGLIAGHIVRKWLGNDHRVIIPATMIIGSFILLLADTIGRVLLVGTGIPTGIIVSLIGAPYFLWLLKQEG from the coding sequence TTGATAAGACATCACAACTATCTAAAAATATTCACATTCCTGCTGATCCTTTTATTTGTCATTTTCCTACTTTCCTTATCTATCGGCTATAGCAATTCATCCTTTTCGGATCTCATCGACATCATGAGTGGGCAGGCTAGTTCATCGACTCTACTGATCATTGGACGAATTCGCTTACCTAGAATAATCGCCTCCATTATCGGAGGGGCTTCTCTGGCTTTGGCGGGTTTGTTGCTACAAACTTTGACCCGCAATCCTCTGGCAGATTCTGGAATATTAGGAATCAACGCAGGAGCTGGTCTTGTTGTGGCACTATTTGTCGGTCTCTCTTCAAAAATCAGCCCTGTCTTATTGAGTCTCATGCCTCTATTTGCTATGATGGGCGGTGGATTAACCATTTTTCTAGTTTACTGGATTGCACGTAAGAAGCTGTACGGCATCCATCCTGCACGCTTAATTATCACGGGAGTTGGAATTTCGAGCATGCTGTCTGGTATCATGGTCAGCATCATCAGCCAATTAGATGACTTTAAGATGGAATACATTATCCAGTGGCTCAGCGGTCGAGTAAATGGTGGAGATTGGAAAACTATCGCAATCTATACTCCTCTTCTTCTATTGGTGTGGATGGCAACGTTTAGTCGAAGTCGCTCACTCAATATTATGAATCTAAACGACCAGACAGCCATGGCTTTGGGACTCCACTTACAGCGTGAAAGGCGGACTACCTTGGTATTGGCTACCGCCCTAGCCTCTCTTAGTGTCATTTTAGTTGGTAATATCACCTTCGTTGGTCTCATTGCTGGTCACATTGTGCGCAAATGGTTAGGAAATGACCATCGTGTCATCATTCCAGCTACTATGATAATAGGAAGCTTCATTCTACTTCTAGCGGATACCATAGGACGGGTACTACTTGTCGGAACAGGCATCCCAACCGGCATCATCGTCTCACTTATCGGCGCTCCCTATTTTCTGTGGTTACTAAAACAAGAAGGCTAG
- a CDS encoding iron ABC transporter permease: MNKLASSRYPKTKPKNIWLVFFIICLSFIAGVYLSLRFGAISYSHQQLIETLKHPLTDSSAQDVIIDLRLPRMVAAILVGAAMAQAGAMMQGITRNPIADPGLLGINAGAGLALIIAYALFGGLHYSQILLICLLGSCLAAGLVFGLAYQVQKGYNQLRLILSGAMVASLFSAIGQAITIYFDLSTAVIGWQAGGLVQVNWKMLAIIAPLIIIGLILAQLFSHQLTILSLNETVAKNLGQRTLLMTLVLLGIVLLLSASAVALMGSLSFIGLIIPHFIRMFTGKNYKLLLPLTAFAGASFLIWVDLVCRSINPPVETPISAVISIIGLPCFLWLIRKEKHF; this comes from the coding sequence ATGAACAAACTAGCAAGTTCTCGTTATCCCAAAACAAAGCCAAAGAATATTTGGCTTGTTTTTTTCATCATCTGTCTTTCTTTCATAGCTGGAGTCTATCTTAGTTTACGCTTTGGAGCTATTTCTTATAGCCACCAACAACTGATAGAAACCCTAAAGCATCCACTGACAGATTCTTCCGCTCAGGATGTTATCATCGATTTACGCTTGCCTAGAATGGTAGCCGCCATCTTGGTGGGAGCTGCCATGGCCCAAGCTGGGGCAATGATGCAAGGAATTACACGCAATCCGATTGCCGATCCTGGCTTATTAGGAATCAATGCTGGAGCAGGACTTGCTCTCATTATTGCCTATGCTCTATTCGGTGGTTTGCACTACAGTCAAATTTTATTAATATGTTTACTGGGCTCCTGTCTGGCAGCCGGTCTAGTCTTTGGTCTAGCTTATCAGGTGCAAAAAGGCTACAATCAACTCCGTTTAATTTTATCTGGCGCCATGGTAGCAAGTCTATTTTCTGCTATTGGTCAGGCTATTACTATCTACTTTGATTTATCAACTGCAGTGATTGGCTGGCAAGCAGGGGGATTGGTACAGGTAAACTGGAAGATGCTGGCCATCATTGCTCCTCTTATCATCATTGGCCTCATCCTTGCTCAACTCTTTTCGCATCAGCTGACCATCCTGAGTCTCAACGAAACCGTTGCTAAAAATCTAGGTCAACGAACCTTACTGATGACCTTGGTTTTGTTGGGAATTGTCCTTCTACTCTCAGCTTCTGCGGTAGCTCTTATGGGCTCGCTTTCTTTTATCGGGCTCATTATTCCTCACTTTATCCGAATGTTTACAGGGAAAAATTACAAGCTACTCTTGCCATTAACTGCCTTTGCAGGGGCTAGTTTCCTCATCTGGGTAGATTTGGTTTGCCGTTCTATCAATCCACCTGTTGAAACTCCCATTAGCGCAGTCATCAGTATCATTGGTCTCCCTTGCTTCCTATGGTTGATTAGAAAGGAGAAACACTTTTGA
- a CDS encoding ferrichrome ABC transporter substrate-binding protein, with translation MKKFLAIFSLFVGLVFLTACSTSSSSTDVELSSMPKIEGITYHGDIPKNPKKVVNFAYSYTGYLLQLGIDVSSYSLDLEKNSPVFGDKLKDVPQLTTADTEAIAAQKPDVILVFAGDDNLETLKEIAPVIEITYGKSDYLKMLTDIGQIFGREKEAQAWLDQWDKKVATAKEELKGLIDTSSTFTVMDFFDKNIFLYGNNFGRGGELIYRALGFAAPAKVQEDIINKEGWFGVSQEALPEYVGDYVLVNVNDKTKEAAASLKESDIWKNLPAVKNGHVIEIDYNLFYFSDPMSLDLQIDAFVSEIQKLQ, from the coding sequence ATGAAAAAGTTTTTAGCTATTTTTAGTTTATTTGTTGGGCTGGTTTTCTTAACAGCTTGTTCTACCTCTTCCTCTTCAACAGACGTAGAATTGTCTAGCATGCCAAAGATTGAAGGCATTACTTACCACGGTGACATTCCAAAAAATCCTAAAAAAGTTGTCAACTTTGCTTACTCTTACACAGGCTATCTCTTACAATTAGGAATTGATGTATCTAGCTATAGTCTAGATTTAGAGAAAAATAGTCCCGTCTTTGGAGACAAACTAAAGGATGTTCCACAATTGACAACGGCAGATACAGAAGCGATTGCCGCACAAAAGCCAGATGTCATTCTAGTATTTGCTGGTGATGATAACTTAGAAACACTGAAAGAAATTGCTCCAGTTATTGAAATCACTTATGGAAAGAGTGACTACTTGAAAATGCTGACAGATATTGGTCAGATTTTTGGAAGAGAAAAGGAAGCACAAGCCTGGTTAGATCAATGGGATAAGAAAGTTGCTACTGCGAAAGAGGAATTGAAAGGATTGATTGATACAAGTTCAACATTTACCGTCATGGACTTCTTCGATAAGAACATCTTCCTTTATGGTAATAACTTTGGTCGTGGTGGAGAATTAATCTATCGCGCTCTCGGTTTTGCCGCTCCTGCAAAGGTTCAAGAAGACATCATCAATAAAGAAGGCTGGTTTGGGGTATCTCAAGAAGCTCTTCCAGAATATGTTGGCGACTATGTCCTTGTTAACGTCAATGATAAAACAAAAGAAGCAGCTGCCTCTCTCAAAGAAAGTGATATTTGGAAAAATCTACCTGCTGTAAAGAATGGTCACGTCATCGAGATAGACTATAACCTCTTCTACTTCTCCGATCCGATGTCTTTAGATTTACAAATTGACGCCTTTGTCTCAGAAATTCAAAAACTTCAGTAA
- a CDS encoding ABC transporter ATP-binding protein has translation MSSIQAENIQVSYDNRIIIDELSTSIPKGSITTIIGANGCGKSTLLKALTRIIPVQEGAIYLDGQAISQLPTKEVAKKLALLPQVLEATEGISVYELVSYGRFPHQNGLGHLTDQDREKINWALEVTQTAPYARLPVDDLSGGQRQRVWIAMALAQDTDTIFLDEPTTYLDLNHQLEVLELLKELNQSRQKTIVMVLHDVNLSARFSDYMIAMKEGDIRYHGSVSNMMTTEILRDIFSIEPQLMQVAGQDYPILLTYDLKK, from the coding sequence GTGTCTTCGATTCAAGCGGAAAATATCCAAGTCTCTTACGACAATCGGATTATTATTGATGAATTATCAACAAGTATTCCAAAAGGAAGTATAACGACAATCATTGGTGCCAATGGCTGTGGAAAATCGACCTTGCTTAAGGCATTGACAAGGATTATTCCTGTTCAAGAAGGGGCTATCTATTTAGATGGACAAGCCATTTCACAACTACCAACCAAAGAAGTTGCAAAAAAATTAGCCCTGCTCCCTCAGGTCTTAGAAGCGACAGAAGGGATTTCCGTTTATGAACTGGTCTCCTATGGTCGCTTTCCGCATCAAAATGGGCTGGGGCATCTCACTGATCAGGATAGAGAGAAAATCAACTGGGCCTTGGAAGTCACCCAGACCGCTCCCTACGCTAGGTTACCAGTTGATGATTTATCAGGTGGTCAGAGGCAACGTGTTTGGATTGCAATGGCACTTGCCCAAGATACGGATACCATTTTCTTAGATGAACCAACAACCTATCTTGATCTCAATCATCAATTGGAAGTCTTAGAACTTTTAAAAGAACTGAATCAAAGCCGACAGAAAACCATTGTGATGGTCCTTCACGATGTCAATTTATCAGCTCGATTTTCAGATTATATGATTGCCATGAAAGAGGGAGATATTCGCTACCATGGGTCTGTGTCCAATATGATGACAACTGAGATACTGAGGGACATTTTTAGCATTGAACCTCAATTGATGCAGGTTGCTGGTCAAGATTACCCTATTTTGCTAACTTACGATTTAAAAAAATAA
- a CDS encoding UDP-N-acetylmuramoyl-L-alanyl-D-glutamate--L-lysine ligase, whose protein sequence is MITIERVLEILKADDNFRHIKQNDQTDSTWTDVQFDALSYDSRTVSPTTLFFAKGLAFKKEFLEKAIEAGLAFYVSEIDYEVGIPAIIVHDIKQAMSLIAMEFHGHPQKQLKLLAFTGTKGKTTAAYFAFNILNISHKPAMLSTMNTTLDGKTFFKSTLTTPESLDLFAMMAKAVQNGMTHLIMEVSSQAYLVKRVYGLTFDVGVFLNISPDHIGPIEHPTFEDYFYHKRLLMDNSRAVIVNAGMDHFEVVREQVSSKDHDFYGPTSDNQISQSAGFDFTATGKLAGHYDIQLIGGFNQENAIAAGLACLRLGASLEDIHTGIAQTNVPGRMEVLTQQNGAKVFVDYAHNGDSVKKLIDVVLEHQTGKVILILGAPGNKGESRRKDFGLLLNDYPQIEVILTADDPNREDPAAIAEQIRAHMTRPSNFILDREEAIRTAMSQTSSPKDAVIIAGKGADAYQIVNGEKAAYDGDIEVAKQYL, encoded by the coding sequence ATGATTACAATTGAACGTGTATTAGAAATATTGAAGGCGGATGACAACTTCCGCCATATCAAACAGAATGACCAGACTGACAGCACATGGACGGATGTCCAGTTTGACGCCCTCAGCTATGACAGCCGGACTGTTAGTCCAACGACCCTCTTTTTTGCCAAAGGCTTGGCCTTTAAGAAGGAATTTCTGGAAAAAGCTATCGAGGCTGGGCTGGCTTTTTACGTGTCTGAAATCGACTATGAAGTCGGCATTCCTGCTATCATCGTCCATGACATCAAGCAGGCCATGAGCCTGATTGCCATGGAATTTCATGGTCATCCCCAGAAACAGCTTAAACTCCTGGCCTTCACCGGCACCAAGGGTAAGACAACGGCGGCTTATTTTGCTTTTAACATTCTTAACATCAGCCACAAGCCTGCCATGCTTTCGACCATGAACACCACGCTGGACGGTAAGACATTTTTCAAATCTACCCTGACCACGCCTGAGAGTCTGGACCTCTTTGCCATGATGGCGAAGGCGGTCCAAAACGGCATGACCCACTTGATTATGGAGGTGTCCAGCCAGGCTTACTTGGTCAAGCGGGTTTACGGGCTGACCTTTGATGTCGGCGTCTTCCTCAACATCAGCCCCGACCACATCGGCCCCATTGAGCACCCGACCTTTGAGGACTACTTCTACCATAAGCGTCTTTTGATGGACAATAGCAGAGCAGTCATTGTCAATGCTGGGATGGACCATTTTGAAGTGGTGAGAGAGCAAGTTAGCTCCAAAGACCATGACTTCTATGGACCGACTTCTGACAACCAGATTAGCCAGTCAGCAGGTTTTGACTTCACAGCGACTGGCAAATTGGCTGGCCATTACGACATCCAGCTGATTGGTGGCTTCAACCAAGAAAATGCTATCGCAGCAGGACTGGCCTGTCTCCGCTTGGGAGCAAGTCTGGAAGATATTCACACAGGGATTGCCCAAACCAATGTCCCTGGTCGTATGGAAGTTCTGACCCAGCAAAACGGAGCCAAGGTTTTTGTCGATTACGCCCACAACGGCGACAGTGTGAAAAAGTTAATCGATGTCGTCTTGGAACACCAGACAGGTAAGGTCATCTTGATTTTAGGCGCTCCTGGCAACAAGGGAGAAAGTCGCCGCAAGGACTTCGGACTCCTGCTCAATGACTATCCGCAGATTGAGGTCATTCTGACAGCTGATGATCCCAACCGTGAAGATCCCGCTGCTATCGCTGAACAAATCCGTGCCCACATGACCCGTCCAAGCAACTTCATCTTGGACCGGGAAGAAGCCATTCGCACAGCCATGAGTCAGACAAGCTCTCCGAAAGATGCCGTCATCATCGCAGGCAAGGGGGCTGACGCCTACCAGATTGTCAATGGCGAAAAAGCCGCCTATGACGGTGACATCGAAGTAGCAAAACAATATTTGTAA
- a CDS encoding 1-acyl-sn-glycerol-3-phosphate acyltransferase, whose product MFYSYLRTLLTFLLWAINGNIHYHDREKILPQEENYILISPHKTFWDPVFLGYAAAPKQFIFMAKKELFKDRGFGWWISKCGAFPIDRDNPGMAAIKYPVNMLKKSDRSLVMFPSGSRHSSELKGGVAVIAKSAKVKLMPATYVGPMTIKGLLAGERIDVAFGNPIDVSDIKRMDDAGTAEVTRRIEAEFKRLDDHAASFQSKKKPNILTYIYRIPVLLLVALILGLTYAFSYIASFFWQPSTQLDKK is encoded by the coding sequence ATGTTTTATTCTTATCTACGAACACTATTAACTTTCTTGTTGTGGGCCATCAATGGCAATATTCATTATCATGATAGGGAGAAGATTTTACCTCAGGAGGAAAATTATATTCTCATCTCCCCGCATAAAACCTTCTGGGATCCAGTCTTTCTTGGCTACGCTGCTGCTCCCAAGCAGTTCATCTTTATGGCCAAAAAAGAACTCTTCAAGGACCGTGGGTTTGGCTGGTGGATTTCAAAATGTGGAGCATTTCCAATTGACCGTGACAATCCTGGCATGGCAGCCATCAAGTATCCTGTCAACATGTTGAAAAAAAGTGACCGCTCACTTGTCATGTTTCCTTCAGGAAGTCGTCATTCATCTGAGCTAAAAGGTGGTGTGGCGGTCATTGCCAAGTCAGCCAAGGTCAAACTCATGCCAGCTACCTATGTGGGTCCCATGACCATCAAAGGGCTCTTAGCTGGTGAGCGAATCGATGTGGCTTTTGGAAATCCTATCGATGTTTCGGACATCAAGCGTATGGATGATGCAGGTACGGCAGAAGTGACCCGTCGAATCGAAGCTGAGTTCAAACGCTTAGATGACCATGCGGCATCTTTCCAATCCAAGAAAAAACCAAATATCTTGACTTATATCTATCGTATCCCAGTTCTTTTGCTGGTTGCTCTTATCTTGGGATTGACCTATGCCTTTAGCTATATCGCCAGCTTTTTCTGGCAACCAAGCACGCAGTTGGATAAAAAATAA
- a CDS encoding competence protein, whose product MDTIKTYIEMLKEYKWQIALPAVAGLLMATFLIFSQPAKSDQTGLTDFPQLEQTSSSSELVEETSAEASEEPSQLVVDVKGAVVKPGLYTLEAEARVNDAVEAAGGLTSQADPKSVNLAQKLSDEAVVYVASKDENISVVASTTTSSAMSQEEKNTNLVNLNTATEADLQTISGIGSKRAADIIAYREANGGFKSVDDLNNVSGIGDKTMESIRPYVTVD is encoded by the coding sequence ATGGATACGATTAAAACTTATATAGAAATGCTGAAAGAATACAAGTGGCAGATTGCCCTGCCCGCAGTGGCTGGCTTGCTAATGGCGACGTTCTTAATCTTCAGTCAACCAGCCAAGTCTGATCAGACAGGACTGACAGATTTTCCACAGCTAGAGCAAACTTCTAGCAGCTCTGAGTTGGTCGAGGAAACCAGTGCAGAAGCAAGCGAAGAGCCCAGCCAGCTGGTCGTTGATGTCAAAGGAGCGGTAGTAAAGCCAGGACTCTACACTTTAGAAGCTGAAGCGCGTGTTAATGACGCAGTTGAAGCAGCTGGCGGCTTGACCAGTCAGGCAGATCCCAAGTCTGTCAATCTAGCTCAGAAGCTGAGCGACGAGGCGGTCGTCTATGTGGCCAGCAAGGACGAAAACATCTCGGTGGTGGCCAGCACGACTACCAGCTCTGCTATGTCCCAAGAAGAAAAAAACACTAATCTAGTTAATCTCAACACGGCGACCGAGGCGGACCTACAGACTATTTCGGGCATCGGTTCCAAGCGAGCGGCGGACATTATCGCCTATCGTGAGGCCAACGGTGGCTTCAAGTCGGTGGATGACCTCAACAATGTTTCGGGCATCGGCGACAAGACCATGGAAAGCATTCGGCCTTATGTCACGGTCGATTAA